In Oncorhynchus clarkii lewisi isolate Uvic-CL-2024 chromosome 24, UVic_Ocla_1.0, whole genome shotgun sequence, one DNA window encodes the following:
- the LOC139382906 gene encoding aryl-hydrocarbon-interacting protein-like 1, with amino-acid sequence MSSDMDGTMLLGVEGIKKTILYGGTAEMPRFITGTKVTFHFRTQLCDDDRTVIDDSKVTGVPMEVVIGNMFKLEIWETLLTSMRIGEVAEFWCDVTHTGLYPLVAKSLRRIAEGKDPVDWHIHSCGMANMFAYHTLGYDDLDQLQKEPQPLYFVLELVKVQQPSEYDRESWALNDEERLKAVPLLHGQGNKLYKLGRYQDATNKYKEAIVCIKNIQHKEKAWEAPWLKLEKMGNMLTLNYCQCLLRMEEYYEVIEHTSDIINQHPGEMKAFYVRGKAHIEVWNEAEARADFERVLDLDPGMKKAVKKDLGVLNMRMEEKNEEDKVKYKGMF; translated from the exons ATGTCTTCAGATATGGATGGGACCATGCTCCTGGGGGTGGAAGGCATTAAGAAAACCATCCTGTATGGAGGGACAGCTGAGATGCCCCGGTTCATTACTGGGACCAAG GTGACCTTCCATTTCCGTACCCAGCTGTGTGATGATGATCGTACGGTGATAGACGACAGTAAGGTGACGGGCGTGCCAATGGAGGTGGTGATCGGGAACATGTTCAAGCTGGAGATCTGGGAGACCCTGCTCACCTCCATGAGGATCGGAGAGGTGGCCGAGTTCTGGTGCGATGTCACC CACACTGGCCTCTACCCCCTGGTGGCCAAGAGCTTGCGGCGCATCGCGGAGGGCAAGGACCCTGTGGACTGGCACATCCATTCGTGTGGCATGGCCAACATGTTTGCCTACCACACCCTGGGCTATGATGACCTGGACCAGCTACAGAAGGAGCCTCAGCCTCTCTACTTTGTACTGGAACTGGTCAAG GTGCAGCAGCCCAGTGAGTATGACAGGGAGTCGTGGGCTCTGAATGATGAGGAGAGACTGAAGGCTGTGCCCTTGCTCCACGGCCAGGGGAACAAGCTCTACAAACTGGGGCGCTACCAGGACGCCACCAACAAATACAAAGAGGCCATAGTCTGCATCAAGAACATACAGCACAAG GAGAAAGCATGGGAAGCCCCCTGGCTGAAGCTAGAGAAGATGGGGAACATGCTGACTCTCAACTACTGCCAGTGTCTGCTCCGTATGGAGGAGTACTATGAGGTCATAGAGCACACTAGTGACATCATCAATCAGCACCCAG GTGAAATGAAGGCGTTCTACGTGCGAGGGAAGGCCCACATTGAGGTGTGGAACGAAGCTGAGGCGCGGGCTGACTTTGAGAGGGTTCTAGATCTGGACCCTGGCATGAAGAAGGCTGTTAAGAAGGACCTGGGTGTCCTCAACAtgaggatggaggagaagaaTGAGGAGGATAAAGTCAAGTACAAGGGCATGTTCTGA